A portion of the Krasilnikovia cinnamomea genome contains these proteins:
- a CDS encoding winged helix-turn-helix domain-containing protein encodes MEPSSNALVASPELMRLIAHPLRMRIVGSLRMDGAATSAILARRLGTDSGQTSHHLRLLARHGLVEEAVELGKGARGRERWWKAVHDSTFWASAGVGGAEAMMAVQKTARAIWDQAIDTYHEQVATQKWNAAWQQAAASSDYVVRTTPERLERLCQDIERLIRESDIGDTAEADAEKVLVVLHTYPHRESR; translated from the coding sequence ATGGAACCGTCATCGAACGCGCTCGTGGCAAGCCCGGAATTGATGCGTCTGATCGCGCATCCGCTGCGGATGCGGATCGTGGGGTCCCTGCGGATGGATGGGGCGGCGACCTCGGCGATCCTGGCGCGTCGGCTCGGGACCGACAGCGGGCAGACGAGTCACCACCTGCGGTTGCTGGCCCGGCACGGCCTGGTGGAAGAAGCCGTCGAACTCGGCAAGGGCGCCCGCGGCCGGGAGCGGTGGTGGAAGGCGGTGCACGACTCGACCTTCTGGGCCAGTGCCGGTGTGGGTGGCGCCGAGGCGATGATGGCCGTGCAGAAGACCGCCCGGGCGATCTGGGACCAGGCGATCGACACGTACCACGAGCAGGTCGCCACGCAGAAATGGAACGCGGCCTGGCAGCAGGCCGCCGCAAGCTCCGACTACGTCGTCCGGACGACTCCCGAGCGGCTGGAGCGCCTGTGCCAAGACATCGAGCGGCTGATCCGTGAGTCCGATATCGGCGACACGGCCGAGGCGGACGCGGAAAAGGTGCTGGTGGTCCTGCACACCTACCCGCATCGGGAGTCGCGGTGA
- a CDS encoding MFS transporter — MSTLWRNREFNLLWTSQSLSDLGTGVASLALSLLVLVETGSAVGAGLVGTLSMVARLVIRLPGGVLVDRYDRRRVMVICDSLRLAAFTTLTLAVFSGQVSLPMILLVTLIDSSAGAVFGAAEDAALRSIVPVEQLPAAVARNEARSYGTSLAGPPLGGFLFGLGHAVPFLSNAISYLVSAVAVLRIHKPLQGEREEHPQAYGAALAEGVRFVFGNPFLRALLLIAVPLNFAITGVLFTVVVALQQNGTPPAVIGLAETIVAVGGLLGAVVAPALQNRFSLPCLVRGICWAAAVLLAGSALLISNVGAAVPLGLAVFLGPACTAALFGYQAAVTPDRLQGRVISIVMVVATSMAALAPTVGGIILSSWSPSIAVLVFAAAVVVSALTATFGGGLQPAVEPEPAEAALK; from the coding sequence GTGAGCACCCTGTGGCGCAACCGCGAGTTCAACCTGCTGTGGACCTCGCAGTCGCTGTCCGACCTCGGGACCGGCGTCGCCTCCTTGGCGCTGTCGCTGCTCGTCCTGGTGGAGACCGGCTCCGCGGTCGGCGCCGGTCTGGTCGGCACCCTCTCGATGGTGGCGCGGCTCGTGATCCGGTTGCCCGGCGGCGTGCTCGTCGACCGCTACGACCGCCGCCGCGTGATGGTGATCTGCGACAGTCTGCGCCTGGCCGCGTTCACGACGCTGACCCTGGCGGTCTTCTCCGGCCAGGTCAGCCTGCCGATGATTCTCCTGGTCACCCTGATCGACTCATCGGCCGGCGCGGTCTTCGGCGCGGCGGAGGACGCCGCGCTGCGCAGCATCGTGCCCGTGGAGCAGTTGCCGGCCGCGGTGGCGCGCAACGAGGCACGCTCGTACGGCACCTCGCTGGCCGGACCACCGCTGGGCGGGTTCCTCTTCGGGCTGGGCCACGCCGTCCCGTTTCTCAGCAACGCCATCTCGTACCTGGTGTCCGCCGTGGCGGTGCTGCGCATCCACAAGCCGCTACAAGGGGAGAGGGAAGAACACCCACAGGCGTATGGCGCGGCGCTCGCCGAGGGGGTCAGGTTCGTGTTCGGTAATCCGTTTCTGCGGGCACTTCTGCTGATCGCCGTGCCACTCAACTTCGCTATCACGGGCGTGTTGTTCACCGTCGTCGTGGCGTTGCAGCAGAACGGGACGCCACCCGCCGTCATCGGCTTGGCCGAGACGATCGTCGCGGTGGGCGGGCTGTTGGGTGCCGTCGTCGCGCCTGCCTTGCAGAATCGGTTCAGTTTGCCCTGCCTGGTCCGGGGCATCTGCTGGGCGGCGGCCGTGCTGCTCGCCGGCTCAGCCTTGTTGATCTCGAACGTCGGGGCGGCCGTGCCGTTGGGACTCGCTGTCTTCCTGGGCCCTGCATGCACCGCGGCTCTGTTCGGTTACCAGGCCGCCGTGACGCCGGACCGTTTGCAGGGCCGGGTGATCAGCATCGTCATGGTGGTGGCCACATCGATGGCCGCCCTAGCGCCGACCGTCGGCGGCATCATTCTGTCGTCCTGGTCGCCATCGATCGCTGTGCTGGTCTTCGCGGCCGCGGTCGTGGTGTCCGCGCTGACAGCGACGTTCGGCGGCGGTCTCCAACCGGCCGTCGAACCCGAGCCAGCGGAGGCGGCGCTCAAATGA
- a CDS encoding GNAT family N-acetyltransferase, producing the protein MPVRSLSYPDPVLSDGRIGLRMWREADVDCIRLASTDPRIPCGTTVPADFTPAEGLAFIHRQWRRAETGEGISQAIVEVDSDRAIGLMWVAMRPQPHVGGLGYWVVPPARGQETATAAVRLAIPWAMNALELRRLEAWVEPRNLASQRVLSRAGFQQEGRLRKFLTNDHRSSDALVFSLIPA; encoded by the coding sequence GTGCCGGTTCGGTCGTTGTCGTACCCGGATCCCGTCCTGAGCGACGGGCGAATCGGCCTACGAATGTGGCGTGAAGCCGATGTCGACTGCATCCGCCTCGCCAGTACGGACCCGCGAATTCCCTGTGGCACGACCGTCCCAGCAGACTTCACACCAGCTGAAGGACTCGCCTTCATCCACCGGCAATGGAGACGCGCAGAGACCGGCGAGGGCATCTCGCAGGCCATCGTCGAGGTGGACAGCGACCGCGCCATCGGCCTGATGTGGGTGGCCATGCGGCCGCAACCGCATGTCGGCGGACTGGGCTACTGGGTTGTCCCGCCGGCCCGCGGACAGGAAACAGCGACAGCCGCGGTCCGCCTGGCTATTCCATGGGCGATGAATGCGTTGGAGCTGCGGCGATTGGAGGCGTGGGTGGAGCCCCGAAACCTCGCCTCGCAGCGTGTCCTCTCCCGCGCCGGGTTCCAGCAGGAGGGACGCCTCCGTAAGTTCCTCACGAACGACCACAGGTCCTCAGATGCGTTGGTCTTCTCGCTCATTCCGGCATAG